A stretch of the Alnus glutinosa chromosome 6, dhAlnGlut1.1, whole genome shotgun sequence genome encodes the following:
- the LOC133870071 gene encoding uncharacterized protein LOC133870071: MYNGIGLQTPRGSGTNGYIQGNKFFIRHRTGRIAENTKGFEPNQGTAGVTRKPNKDILEHDRKRQVELKLVVLQDTLMDQGYTDAEIAEKLDEARKTLLASASDDGPAAIGGSDNKLSETQTHQIAARKEKQMETLRAAFGIAASELNEQNIEGIDDARDGQKNGVSDDVKHNEKREHAFLDREFRSKKNMEEDQKAEKDDKKKGVRKESRRHKKEESKKRRRETDSSDTDSSRDHGKALRKKHHRVNRGSDGKSDSDIDVYKKHKPSKNYKKSRMLDSDDSDSATDSDGNVNARKTSKKHKKSRAHDSDDSDSATDSDIDIEKKRKTLKKPRKNRKNDSDTSDSATDDEDIGNESSKKGAKYKKSSSRHDSAGGSRFDGGPSKQQIQNGNQPVRTSRRHDSEDESDDTDSEVEKKRSQLEGQRNQHTGSRQKERGEVDVEDHRKSNNGRHLKSSIVNYVDDEYDSDRAGKYKREITDKIRRSGRRDSKDDYDFGTDADDKAEKHRIKRHNTDETDSDVRYDSNAKMTAGRQKPLEKESFFPIDDIDNSLYKPKRDVDGSSYQSRDVTRKRNLNDVNEDGQPELKSRSQNYVKEEEHNSGEQQKDSRIESELYARAYISKDDQKREDYRRIRSGGRHDNETVERGGRIYDKDDEPQRLGRKDDRDYEEHRGRKHRRDDEDYDRRHERVNEEQQHGSRRQVRGEEEERDNGRDERDRHMDYSKKARYDDSRSSERRRYDDRRDDDRARRHDDRRDDDRAGRYDDKRDDGRAGRYDDKRDDDRAGRYDDKRDNGRAGRYDDKCDDGRAGRYDDKRDDGRARR, translated from the exons ATGTACAACGGAATAGGGTTACAAACCCCGAGGGGGTCAGGTACTAATGGGTACATACAGGGCAACAAGTTCTTCATCAGGCACAGGACTGGGAGGATCGCCGAGAACACCAAGGGATTCGAGCCGAACCAAGGCACAGCCGGTGTCACTCGGAAGCCCAACAAGGACATCCTCGAGCACGATCGCAAGCGTCAGGTCGAGCTCAAGCTCGTTGTGCTCCAGGACACGCTTATGGATCAGGGTTACACTGATGCCGAGATTGCTGAGAAGCTCGATGAGGCTCGGAAGACTCTTTTAGCCTCCGCTTCCGATGATGGACCTGCTGCCATTGGGGGCTCGGACAACAA GCTTTCAGAGACGCAGACCCACCAAATTGCTGCTAGAAAAGAGAAGCAGATGGAAACATTAAGAGCTGCTTTTGGGATAGCTGCATCTGAACTCAATGAACAAAATATTGAAGGGATTGATGATGCAAGAGATGGCCAGAAAAATGGTGTAAGTGATGACGTCAAGCATAATGAGAAGCGTGAGCATGCTTTTCTCGATAGGGAGTtcagatcgaaaaaaaatatggaGGAAGATCAGAAAGCCGAAAAAGATGATAAGAAAAAGGGTGTCCGTAAAGAATCAAGGCGCCACAAGAAGGAAGAAAGTAAAAAGAGGAGGCGGGAGACTGATTCTTCTGATACAGATAGCAGTAGGGACCATGGAAAGGCTCTTCGAAAGAAACATCACAGAGTTAATAGGGGGAGTGATGGCAAAAGTGATTCTGACATTGATGTTTATAAGAAGCACAAGCCTTCGAAGAACTATAAGAAAAGCAGAATGCTCGACAGCGATGATTCCGATTCTGCCACTGATTCTGATGGCAATGTCAATGCACGCAAGACTTCAAAGAAGCACAAGAAAAGCAGAGCGCATGACAGTGATGATTCTGATTCAGCTACTGATTCTGATATTGATATTGAAAAGAAGCGTAAGACTTTAAAGAAGCCCAGGAAGAACAGAAAGAATGATAGTGATACTTCTGATTCAGCAACTGATGATGAGGACATTGGCAATGAGAGTTCCAAAAAGGGGGCCAAGTATAAAAAATCTAGTAGCAGGCATGACTCTGCTGGTGGTTCTAGGTTTGATGGGGGCCCATCCAAGCAACAAATTCAGAATGGTAATCAGCCTGTGAGAACTAGCAGAAGACATGATTCAGAGGATGAATCTGATGATACCGATAGTGaagtggaaaagaaaagaagtcaACTGGAGGGACAGAGGAACCAGCATACTGGAAGTCGTCAGAAAGAGAGAGGTGAGGTGGATGTGGAAGATCACAGAAAAAGTAACAATGGTAGACATCTTAAAAGCAGCATAGTGAATTATGTGGATGATGAATATGATTCTGACAGAGCAGGAAAATATAAACGGgaaataactgataaaattcGGAGAAGTGGCAGGCGTGACTCTAAAGACGATTATGATTTTGGTACTGATGCTGATGACAAAGCAGAGAAGCATAGAATTAAGAGGCATAATACTGATGAAACGGACTCTGATGTCCGTTATGATAGCAATGCTAAGATGACTGCCGGGAGACAAAAACCATTGGAGAAAGAGTCATTTTTTCCAATTGATGACATTGATAATAGTCTGTACAAGCCCAAGAGAGATGTGGATGGATCCAGCTACCAAAGTCGAGATGTAACAAGGAAGAGAAATCTTAATGATGTAAATGAAGATGGGCAGCCAGAATTGAAGTCAAGAAGCCAGAATTATGTTAAAGAGGAAGAGCACAACAGTGGGGAGCAGCAGAAGGACTCCAGAATTGAGTCTGAATTGTATGCTAGAGCATACATAAGCAAGGATGACCAGAAGAGGGAGGATTACAGAAGGATTAGATCTGGGGGACGGCATGATAATGAGACTGTTGAACGTGGTGGCAGAATTTATGATAAAGATGATGAACCACAGCGCCTTGGTAGAAAGGATGACCGGGATTATGAGGAGCACAGAGGGAGAAAGCATAGAAGAGATGATGAAGATTATGATAGAAGGCATGAGAGGGTTAATGAAGAGCAACAGCATGGAAGTAGAAGGCAGGTAAGAGGGGAGGAAGAAGAGCGTGACAACGGGCGTGATGAGAGGGATAGACATATGGACTACTCCAAGAAAGCGAGATATGATGATTCTCGATCAAGTGAGAGAAGAAGGTATGATGACAGACGTGATGATGATAGAGCCAGAAGGCATGATGACAGACGTGATGATGATAGAGCTGGAAGGTATGATGACAAACGAGATGATGGTAGAGCCGGAAGATATGATGACAAACGTGATGATGATAGAGCCGGAAGGTATGATGACAAACGTGATAATGGTAGAGCCGGAAGGTATGATGACAAATGTGATGATGGTAGAGCCGGAAGGTATGATGACAAACGTGATGATGGTAGAGCAAGGCGTTGA